The window CGACTCTGGTGGTTGGGTTTAGAGTAAGCGCTAACTTCGTACTGCTTATAGCCGGCCGCCTCCAAAAGCTCATGCCCTTTTTGATAAATATCCCAGAGCGTCTCTTCATCCGGGAGTTGAGGAGGCGAGCTTGCAAACAAGGTATTCGGTTCAATGGTGAGCTGATACCAGGAAATATGCGGAGGGTTCAGGGCAATCACTTGTTTTAAGTCATCCATAGCGGCCTCTACGGACTGATCGGGGAGGCCGTGCATTAGGTCCAAATTGAAGCTTTTTAATGGCAGTTTTGATGCGTGTGCAGCTGCCTCGCGGGCCTGCTCAGGGTCATGTATGCGGCCTAACCGGGACAGCTGCTCTGATTGCAGGCTTTGCACACCAATCGACAAACGAGTGATGCCTGCTTTGACGAAGTCTGCAAACTTTTCTGTTTCAAAAGTTCCTGGATTAGCTTCCATGGTTATTTCGCAGTCATCCGTCAAGGCAAGCAATTGCCGAATGCCATCCATAAGTGACTGCATGGCGGCTCCACTGAACACGCTGGGTGTTCCGCCACCAATAAATATCGACGTAATCTCTCTTCCCTGTACCCAATCTAAATCGGCTCGTAAGTCATCGAGTAGTCGGGCTACGTACTCTCGCTCGGGAATTTCCCCCGACAGCTTGTGCGAATTGAAATCGCAATACGGACACTTTTGTATGCACCACGGGATATGAACGTAGAGGGACAGAGGCGGTAACTGGAGTTTAGGTGTGGACATTAACTGAATTGACTCAATAGCTGTTTTAACGCTTGACCACGATGGCTGAGCTTCTGTTTTACTGACGGCTCTAACTCAGCCGCTGAACACTTGTGCTGCTCAACCCAAAATATCGGGTCGTACCCGAAACCGTTGGTACCCTGTGGTGAGGTTAAAATGGAGCCGTGCCACATGCCATGGCAAATGAGCGGCGTCGGGTCTTCTGCGCTTTTCATATAAACCAACACACAATGGAATTGCGCTTGCCGGCCTTCGCTCGGTACGCTCGACAATGCCTCTAATAGCTTTTCGATGTTGTCACTATCCGATGCGTCTGCACCGGCGTATCGGGCAGAGTAAACGCCCGGGGCGCCGTTCAAGGCATCAACAGCCAGACCGGAGTCATCAGCAATGGCTGGAAGGCCAGTCTTTTCACACGCATGGCGAGCTTTAATGATGGCATTTTCGACAAAAGTAGTGCCGGTTTCTTCGGCCTCTTCAAACGACCAGTTCGACTGAGGCAATACTTGCCAGTCTGAGGTGTTCGCATTGCCAGCCAGCATTGCCTGTAATTCTTTGACTTTGCCTGGGTTTCCCGTTGCTAGTACGATTTCTTTTGCCGTTGCCATAATTAATACCTCACGCCTGTTCGGCGCACAGGATATCGGTTTTTGGCAGAATTTGAAATCTTCACAAAGAAAATGCGTAAAGCTGTTATGATGAAAAGAGAAAAGCGATAAAAAAGGAGCGGTTAGTTGGACTCTGCGAATACCCTAATTCTGCTGTGCGGTTTATTGTTGGTTGTTAGCATTTTGGCCGCGGTTTTATCGAATCGTTTAGGCGCTCCGGTACTTCTGACCTTCTTGTTGGTTGGAATGCTAGCCGGTGAGCAGGGTATTTTAGGTGTCGAATTCAATAATCCCGACATTGCCTTTTTTATTGGCTCGGCGGCATTGGTTATTATTCTTTTCGATGGCGGTATGCGAACTCACCCTGAGCGTTTTCGTGTGGCGCTCTGGCCGGCAATAAGTCTGGCAACCATAGGTGTGGCATTAACCTGTACTATTGTTGCTACGTCGGCCGTTTACTTCTTTAATCTGCCTTGGCCTGCTGCTTTATTGATGGGGGCCATTCTCAGTTCTACCGATGCCGCCGCGGTATTCGGTATTTTCCAGTCTCGTGGCCTGCAGATTAAAGAGCGGGTTGCTTCAACACTTGAAATAGAATCGGGCAGTAATGACCCAATGGCCGTCATCCTTACCTTAACGATGACGGCTGCGGTTGCCAGCGGAACCATGACCGAATGGCATTGGATGGCGCTGGATATTGTTTGGCAGCTTATTGGCGGGTTGGCTATTGGTTGGCTCGGAGGGCGGTTGTTTATTGTCGCTGCGCGAAAACTGCCATTAAGCTTTAGTTTTTTTCCGTTGCTGGCCATCGCCTGCGCTATTTCTATCTACGCAATAACCGCCAAAATTCAGGCGAGCGGCTTTTTAGCGGTCTATTTAATGGGATTTGTCATAGGTAATGCGCGCTTGCCTCAACTTGTGCATATTTTGCAGGTTCAGGATGGACTGGCCTGGTTAAGCCAAATAACCATGTTTTTGATACTGGGTTTGTTGGTTGTGCCATCTCATCTGGTTGCTAACGCACCTATTGCCATTGGTATCGCCGTGGCGCTTATCTTTATCGCCCGCCCGCTGGCGGTTATTGTGAGTTTGTTACCGTTCAGTTTCCCGTGGCGGGAACAGGTATTTATAAGTTGGGTCGGGCTTAGAGGGGCCGTGCCTATTATCCTGGCTTTGTTTCCATGGTTAAGTGGCGTGCCGAACCAGGAACTTTACTTTGATATCGCGTTCGTGGTCGTGATGATATCGCTGATTATTCAGGGGTGGACGATTGCACCGGTTGCGCGCTGGCTTGGGCTTGAAGTGCCATTAAAAGCGCAGCCTCAACAACGTATGCCGTTGTCATCGGTGCCAAGCTCTGAAGCTTTAGAGGTTTGGTTATACCGTATCGATAAAACGTCACCTGCTTGTGACCACACCTGGAAAGAGCTCAAGCTGACAGCACCAGCCACTTTTGTCGGATTAATTCGAGAGGGTGAATGGCTGCAACCTGAAACTCAACCAACAGTCGAAGAGGGCGACGGCTTACTGGTGGCAGCAACGGTGAAAGACATTGATGAAGTCAGCCGGATACTTGCATCAGGTGGTAAAGGCTTGAAAGTGAATGAAAAAGACTTCTTTGGTGACTTCACGCTACGGGGTGACCTGACACTGGCTGATGTGGGTAGCTTTTACCCCTTAGGCAACCTTGATGAGAGCTTGCTAAGTACGACTATCGCAGATTACTTTTCCCAGAAGTTTCACCGCCGGGTCGTTATTGGTGACAAAGTGAAATTGGGCGATGTGGTGTTAACCGTCAGAAGTGTGAGTGAAACCGGCGATATTCAATCCATAGGTGTAAAGCCGGTTAACAACTAAACCGGTAAGTCAGTCGTTTAACCAAAACTCCTGGTTAAATTTTAAAGTTTGCTCATCACCAATAGTAATAGTGAAACGCAAGGTTTCTGCGTTGGTGTAGTCAAATTGCGCGATATAGTATACGGCTTCAGACTCTGTAATTTTTTGGAAATCCAGTGTTTGAACTTGACCAAGAGGGTTCACGACTTGACCGGTAACGCCCGGTGCCTGTGGTGCTTGTGTGTTTTTGTCCAACACAGCTATGTTCAAAACACCTTTAGAAGCACTGCGGGTAATATTGTAGGTAGTGGCCACTTTAGGCGCTAAAAATGTGGAAGTAAAAGCACTGTAATGAACCTCCCAGTCACCCAGCGTTTGTTTCTGCTCGGCGTTTGCTGAGCCAGAAAAACACGCCAATAATGCGACGCTGATTGCAAATAGAGTACTTTTCAACATAACTTTTACTCCCACTTTATACGTTAGCCACTAAGCCTAGACGCCAATTAGAATGCGCAGGAACTGCAACGCAATAATGGCGACAAGCACCGATAAGTCGAGACCACCCAGTGGCGGTATGACCTTGCGAATAGGCGCTAAAACTGGCTCAGTGATTTGGTGCAACATGGCTTCTACCGGGTTGTAGCCCTGCGAGAACCAGCTCAAAATGGCCCGAATAATCAGCACCCAGAACAACATCGACAGGAAGCTACTGATGGTTGCCAGAACGCCTTGAATGACAATAACCAAAGCGCCTGCGGCGAGACCGTTTAACCACACCAGTGCCGCGATTTTTAGAACACCTAATGCTAAAGCCAGCAGTAAGCTCGCGGTATCCAACGAACCCACACTGGGCATAAAGCTGCGCAGCGGGCCGACAATCGGTTGTGTCGCTTTATAGACGAATTGACTGACCGGGTTATAAAAGTCCGCTTTGGTCAGTTGCATCCAAAGCCGTAACAAAACAATGATCAGATAAAGATCAATGAGTGTTGCGACTAAAAACGTAAGCGCGTTATTCATTACTGGCTCCTAGAAGAGTTTCGCCATTTCCTGATTACGGTTAACAGCGGCTTTGACCGCTTTGTCCGAAATGCCGTGTAAGTCAGACTCTTGGTAGGCTTCCACTCCTTTTGCAGTAGAGCCTCCTTTGCTGGTCACCTGTTTGCGCAAGTCTTCCAGCGACAAGTCGCTTTCTTTCGCCATTTGTGCGGCACCTAAACAGGTTTGTTGTACCATTTCGCGAGCTTTGGCGGCATCAAAGCCAAGTGCCGTGGCCGCTTTTGCCAAGCTGTCCATAAACTCGAAGAAATACGCTGGACCACTACCGGCAACCGCACCCAGAATATCGAGCTGATCTTCGTCGGAAACCCACAAGGTTTCACCAACACCGTTGAACGCTTCAGTGACAAAGTCTTTGTCTGCCTGATCGACTGAGTCGTCAGTGACTAATCCCGACATGCCCTGACCTACGAGAGATGGCGTATTTGGCATGACGCGAATAATACGAATGCGCTCGCCTAAATACTCGCGGTATTTTGGAATACGAATGCCTGCTGCAATCGTAATAATGAGTTTATCGCTTAAGTTACTGACGTTTTCACGTAAGTGAGTGCACACCTCTGACATTAATTGCGGCTTCACGGCCAATACAATCGCATCGGCCTTTTCGACCACTTCCAGGTTGTCATTGCTGGTATTAACGCCCAGCTCCGATTTCATTTTCTCAAGCTTTGCGTCACTTGGGTTACTGACCCAGACTTTGTCAGCAGGGTAACCGCTTTTACACATACCACCGACAATACTTTGTGTCATATTACCGGCACCAATAAACGCAATGTTGCGAATGTCTTTCATTATGACTCCCGTTGTCCAAAAATTGCTGTTCCAATACGTACCATATTAGCACCCTCGAGCACGGCTTGTCGCATATCGCCGCTCATTCCCATCGAGAGAGTGTCAATTTGCTCGCCATACACCGCTTGCAGTTGTTGGTATAGCTGGCGCATTTTCGCGAAACTTTCTTTCCGTTCCTGCTCTGATGTTCCCGCTTTTAAAATAGTCATTAAGCCCCTGAGCTTCAGGTTTTCGCAGTTACTGACGAAGCGAGCCAAGGCTTCTACATCATTTGGTGATAACCCTGACTTATTGTCGTCGTCATCAATATTTACTTGCAGCAACACGTTCAACGGATCGCTATCGGTCGGTCGCTGATCGTTCAGGCGACGCGCAATTTTTTCTCTTTCAATGCTTTGCACCCAGTCAAAATGCTCGGCAACGTCTTTTGTTTTATTGGACTGTAATGGACCAATAAAATGCCATTGCAAGTGGTTAAAACCTTCAGCCCGCAATTGCTGAATCTTAGCGACACCTTCCTGTACGTAGTTTTCACCAAAGTGTATTTGCCCCGCGTCAGCTGCGGCTTTAATGGCATCAATGGAATGCTTTTTGCTGACAGCCAGCAATTGGACTGGTTGTTGGTCGTCAGATTCCTCGCTTAATATCTTTAATTGCTGACGGAGGTTAACAAGGTTATTTTGTATTTTTTCTGATACCTTAATAGTCATAGCAATCGTCATCTCATTGATTCAGGGACAGGATATGAATGTTAGCGAATTACTCGCCTTTAGTGTGAAACAAAACGCTTCCGACTTACATTTGTCGTCAGGAAGTCCGCCTATGATAAGAGTGGATGGGGACATTCGCCCTTTAAATCAACCCAAGCATTCGGCTGAAGAGTTGAAAAGCGATTTATTTGCGATAATGACCGAGTCGCAGCAGGAAGAGTTTAACTCGCGCTTTGAATGTGACTTCTCCTTTGAAATAGACGGTGTTGCGCGTTTTCGTGCCAATGTTTTTACCCAGCGAAAAGGCATTGCCGCTGCGTTTCGGATGATCCCAAATGAAGTCACAACGCTGGATGAATTGGAAGCTCCGGCTAGCTTTAAGGACATTATTGATGCGCCCCGCGGTTTGGTGTTAGTAACCGGACCAACCGGCTCTGGTAAATCAACAACCTTAGCGGCGATGGTGAATCATATTAACCAGACCCGTTCGCAGCATATTTTAACCATTGAAGACCCTATTGAGTTTGTGCATGACAACCAGAAAAGTTTGGTGAGTCAGCGAGAAGTGCATCGCGATACCCGAAGCTTTAGTGCGGCGTTGCGCTCGGCTTTGCGGGAAGACCCGGATGTGATTTTGGTGGGCGAAATGCGCGATCTCGAAACCATTCGTTTGGCAATGACTGCCGCTGAAACCGGACACCTAGTGTTAGGCACGCTGCATACAACGTCAGCACCAAAAACTATAGACCGCATTATTGATGTATTCCCGGGCGACGACAAACCGATGATTCGCTCAATGTTGTCGGAGTCTTTGCGGGCGGTTATCTCACAAACCTTGTTGAAACGCGTTGGCGGTGGCCGAGTCGCAGCGCATGAAATTATGGTATCGACGCCAGCCATTAAAAACCTGATTCGCGAAGACAAAGTGGCGCAAATGTACTCAGCCATTCAAACCGGTGCTGAAAAGGGTATGCAAACTTTGGATCAAGCCCTCAAGAAATTGGTGTCACGTGGCGATATAGACGCAGAGGAGGCGCGTCGCTGCGCTGCAAATAAAGAGGACTTCTGATGCGTTGTTGCCGACTGTTGAACACTCAATCGATGATTACCCAGCTAATACTGGGCGTTTCACTGTTGTTCTTTGCCGCAGCAAGCCAGGCTCAGCAGAGCACTCGTGTGGCTTTTGGTTGTTGTATGGACCACAGCAGTCGGCAAGAAGTTTGGGATGCGGTAAATCATGCGCAGCCAGAGGTTTTCGTGTTTCTCGGTAATACATTAGATGTTGAAGCGGATGACATGGATGACTTGCTTGA is drawn from Idiomarina piscisalsi and contains these coding sequences:
- the hemW gene encoding radical SAM family heme chaperone HemW, whose translation is MSTPKLQLPPLSLYVHIPWCIQKCPYCDFNSHKLSGEIPEREYVARLLDDLRADLDWVQGREITSIFIGGGTPSVFSGAAMQSLMDGIRQLLALTDDCEITMEANPGTFETEKFADFVKAGITRLSIGVQSLQSEQLSRLGRIHDPEQAREAAAHASKLPLKSFNLDLMHGLPDQSVEAAMDDLKQVIALNPPHISWYQLTIEPNTLFASSPPQLPDEETLWDIYQKGHELLEAAGYKQYEVSAYSKPNHQSRHNRNYWQFGDYLGIGCGAHSKITLEQEQRIIRCEKIKHPKGYLDLTKPLRYKLNEVAKEDVTFEFFMNQFRLMEPVSKQRFEDTTGLPSSHASKQLDKALKLELLTENEATWELTPKGHRFLNSVLDTLLD
- the rdgB gene encoding RdgB/HAM1 family non-canonical purine NTP pyrophosphatase; protein product: MATAKEIVLATGNPGKVKELQAMLAGNANTSDWQVLPQSNWSFEEAEETGTTFVENAIIKARHACEKTGLPAIADDSGLAVDALNGAPGVYSARYAGADASDSDNIEKLLEALSSVPSEGRQAQFHCVLVYMKSAEDPTPLICHGMWHGSILTSPQGTNGFGYDPIFWVEQHKCSAAELEPSVKQKLSHRGQALKQLLSQFS
- a CDS encoding potassium/proton antiporter: MDSANTLILLCGLLLVVSILAAVLSNRLGAPVLLTFLLVGMLAGEQGILGVEFNNPDIAFFIGSAALVIILFDGGMRTHPERFRVALWPAISLATIGVALTCTIVATSAVYFFNLPWPAALLMGAILSSTDAAAVFGIFQSRGLQIKERVASTLEIESGSNDPMAVILTLTMTAAVASGTMTEWHWMALDIVWQLIGGLAIGWLGGRLFIVAARKLPLSFSFFPLLAIACAISIYAITAKIQASGFLAVYLMGFVIGNARLPQLVHILQVQDGLAWLSQITMFLILGLLVVPSHLVANAPIAIGIAVALIFIARPLAVIVSLLPFSFPWREQVFISWVGLRGAVPIILALFPWLSGVPNQELYFDIAFVVVMISLIIQGWTIAPVARWLGLEVPLKAQPQQRMPLSSVPSSEALEVWLYRIDKTSPACDHTWKELKLTAPATFVGLIREGEWLQPETQPTVEEGDGLLVAATVKDIDEVSRILASGGKGLKVNEKDFFGDFTLRGDLTLADVGSFYPLGNLDESLLSTTIADYFSQKFHRRVVIGDKVKLGDVVLTVRSVSETGDIQSIGVKPVNN
- a CDS encoding DUF4426 domain-containing protein — translated: MLKSTLFAISVALLACFSGSANAEQKQTLGDWEVHYSAFTSTFLAPKVATTYNITRSASKGVLNIAVLDKNTQAPQAPGVTGQVVNPLGQVQTLDFQKITESEAVYYIAQFDYTNAETLRFTITIGDEQTLKFNQEFWLND
- a CDS encoding YggT family protein; protein product: MNNALTFLVATLIDLYLIIVLLRLWMQLTKADFYNPVSQFVYKATQPIVGPLRSFMPSVGSLDTASLLLALALGVLKIAALVWLNGLAAGALVIVIQGVLATISSFLSMLFWVLIIRAILSWFSQGYNPVEAMLHQITEPVLAPIRKVIPPLGGLDLSVLVAIIALQFLRILIGV
- the proC gene encoding pyrroline-5-carboxylate reductase, with the protein product MKDIRNIAFIGAGNMTQSIVGGMCKSGYPADKVWVSNPSDAKLEKMKSELGVNTSNDNLEVVEKADAIVLAVKPQLMSEVCTHLRENVSNLSDKLIITIAAGIRIPKYREYLGERIRIIRVMPNTPSLVGQGMSGLVTDDSVDQADKDFVTEAFNGVGETLWVSDEDQLDILGAVAGSGPAYFFEFMDSLAKAATALGFDAAKAREMVQQTCLGAAQMAKESDLSLEDLRKQVTSKGGSTAKGVEAYQESDLHGISDKAVKAAVNRNQEMAKLF
- a CDS encoding YggS family pyridoxal phosphate-dependent enzyme; translation: MTIKVSEKIQNNLVNLRQQLKILSEESDDQQPVQLLAVSKKHSIDAIKAAADAGQIHFGENYVQEGVAKIQQLRAEGFNHLQWHFIGPLQSNKTKDVAEHFDWVQSIEREKIARRLNDQRPTDSDPLNVLLQVNIDDDDNKSGLSPNDVEALARFVSNCENLKLRGLMTILKAGTSEQERKESFAKMRQLYQQLQAVYGEQIDTLSMGMSGDMRQAVLEGANMVRIGTAIFGQRES
- a CDS encoding type IV pilus twitching motility protein PilT; the protein is MNVSELLAFSVKQNASDLHLSSGSPPMIRVDGDIRPLNQPKHSAEELKSDLFAIMTESQQEEFNSRFECDFSFEIDGVARFRANVFTQRKGIAAAFRMIPNEVTTLDELEAPASFKDIIDAPRGLVLVTGPTGSGKSTTLAAMVNHINQTRSQHILTIEDPIEFVHDNQKSLVSQREVHRDTRSFSAALRSALREDPDVILVGEMRDLETIRLAMTAAETGHLVLGTLHTTSAPKTIDRIIDVFPGDDKPMIRSMLSESLRAVISQTLLKRVGGGRVAAHEIMVSTPAIKNLIREDKVAQMYSAIQTGAEKGMQTLDQALKKLVSRGDIDAEEARRCAANKEDF